Proteins encoded within one genomic window of Providencia huaxiensis:
- a CDS encoding DNA-binding protein, whose translation MARKLVEFDDVAAAAQKLKDAGKRPTVIAIRDIIGKGSFTTISTYLKQWSEEHSLDEELVEVVLPESVMSDAELFLQKIYTVAKASADEQLERERELLRQKEIEYQEDMQQAVDMANDATERAELLEEQLEALTNKKSELDAALGKAENSLSLKSAELERSLADIDKLEKRIVELEGKLEAKAADLTRAQDHLEQAKSENRSLSQKLATTEGELEEQKGKSIEQTEKLRAAQEQKTSLKEQLENVQAKLAQSQDSLATAKAHGESAERECQRLSGEVEKLDAKLSSAEAEARALVQDKGMMAGQLQEKDQQAKSLEQRLNDALTKISGLEQELAKAGKGGKKKEEN comes from the coding sequence ATGGCAAGAAAATTGGTTGAGTTTGACGATGTAGCGGCTGCGGCCCAAAAGCTCAAGGACGCCGGTAAACGCCCAACGGTCATCGCTATCAGAGACATCATTGGCAAGGGGAGCTTTACCACCATTTCAACGTATCTCAAACAGTGGTCAGAGGAACACTCCCTCGATGAAGAGCTGGTAGAGGTAGTCCTTCCAGAATCGGTTATGAGCGATGCTGAGCTCTTCCTACAGAAGATCTATACGGTAGCCAAAGCAAGCGCCGATGAACAGCTTGAGCGCGAGCGTGAACTGCTACGACAGAAAGAAATTGAGTACCAGGAAGATATGCAGCAAGCCGTGGACATGGCAAATGATGCCACCGAACGGGCTGAGCTACTGGAGGAACAACTTGAAGCTCTCACCAACAAAAAATCAGAGCTCGATGCGGCCCTTGGTAAGGCAGAAAACTCGCTATCCCTCAAGTCTGCGGAGCTAGAACGCTCACTGGCTGACATTGATAAGCTGGAAAAGCGGATCGTTGAGTTGGAGGGCAAGCTGGAGGCGAAAGCCGCAGATCTGACCCGAGCACAGGATCACCTGGAGCAAGCTAAAAGCGAAAATCGCTCTTTGAGCCAAAAATTGGCAACTACAGAGGGTGAGTTGGAGGAGCAAAAAGGCAAGAGTATAGAGCAGACAGAAAAGCTCCGGGCCGCTCAGGAACAAAAAACATCGTTGAAAGAGCAGCTCGAAAATGTACAGGCCAAACTGGCCCAATCACAGGACTCCCTTGCCACAGCCAAAGCTCATGGCGAATCCGCTGAACGAGAGTGCCAGCGCCTATCTGGAGAGGTAGAAAAGCTGGACGCCAAATTATCCAGCGCCGAAGCAGAAGCTCGCGCTCTTGTTCAAGACAAAGGCATGATGGCTGGTCAGTTGCAGGAAAAAGACCAGCAGGCCAAGAGCCTCGAACAAAGACTCAATGATGCACTGACCAAAATTTCTGGGTTGGAGCAAGAGCTCGCTAAAGCTGGTAAGGGAGGGAAAAAGAAAGAGGAAAACTGA
- a CDS encoding recombinase family protein, protein MQGHRIGYVRVSSFDQNPERQLEQTQVSKVFTDKASGKDTQRPQLEALLSFVREGDTVVVHSMDRLARNLDDLRRLVQKLTQRGVRIEFLKEGLVFTGEDSPMANLMLSVMGAFAEFERALIRERQREGIALAKQRGAYRGRKKALSDEQAATLRQRATAGEPKAQLAREFNISRETLYQYLRTDD, encoded by the coding sequence GTGCAGGGGCACCGCATCGGCTACGTCCGGGTCAGCAGCTTTGACCAGAACCCGGAACGCCAGCTGGAACAAACCCAGGTGAGCAAGGTGTTCACCGACAAGGCATCGGGCAAGGACACCCAGCGCCCCCAGCTCGAAGCGCTGCTGAGCTTCGTCCGCGAAGGCGATACAGTGGTGGTGCACAGCATGGATCGGCTGGCCCGCAACCTCGATGACCTGCGTCGCTTGGTACAGAAGCTGACTCAGCGCGGCGTGCGCATCGAGTTCCTGAAGGAGGGCCTGGTGTTCACTGGCGAGGACTCGCCGATGGCCAACCTGATGCTGTCGGTGATGGGGGCCTTCGCTGAGTTCGAGCGCGCCCTGATCCGCGAGCGGCAGCGTGAGGGCATCGCCTTGGCCAAGCAGCGTGGCGCGTACCGGGGCCGCAAGAAAGCCCTGTCCGATGAGCAGGCTGCTACCCTGCGGCAGCGAGCGACGGCCGGCGAGCCCAAGGCGCAGCTTGCCCGCGAGTTCAACATCAGCCGGGAAACCCTCTACCAGTACCTCCGCACGGACGACTGA
- the intI1 gene encoding class 1 integron integrase IntI1, whose translation MKTATAPLPPLRSVKVLDQLRERIRYLHYSLPTEQAYVNWVRAFIRFHGVRHPATLGSSEVEAFLSWLANERKVSVSTHRQALAALLFFYGKVLCTDLPWLQEIGRPRPSRRLPVVLTPDEVVRILGFLEGEHRLFAQLLYGTGMRISEGLQLRVKDLDFDHGTIIVREGKGSKDRALMLPESLAPSLREQLSRARAWWLKDQAEGRSGVALPDALERKYPRAGHSWPWFWVFAQHTHSTDPRSGVVRRHHMYDQTFQRAFKRAVEQAGITKPATPHTLRHSFATALLRSGYDIRTVQDLLGHSDVSTTMIYTHVLKVGGAGVRSPLDALPPLTSER comes from the coding sequence ATGAAAACCGCCACTGCGCCGTTACCACCGCTGCGTTCGGTCAAGGTTCTGGACCAGTTGCGTGAGCGCATACGCTACTTGCATTACAGCTTACCAACCGAACAGGCTTATGTCAACTGGGTTCGTGCCTTCATCCGTTTCCACGGTGTGCGTCACCCGGCAACCTTGGGCAGCAGCGAAGTCGAGGCATTTCTGTCCTGGCTGGCGAACGAGCGCAAGGTTTCGGTCTCCACGCATCGTCAGGCATTGGCGGCCTTGCTGTTCTTCTACGGCAAGGTGCTGTGCACGGATCTGCCCTGGCTTCAGGAGATCGGAAGACCTCGGCCGTCGCGGCGCTTGCCGGTGGTGCTGACCCCGGATGAAGTGGTTCGCATCCTCGGTTTTCTGGAAGGCGAGCATCGTTTGTTCGCCCAGCTTCTGTATGGAACGGGCATGCGGATCAGTGAGGGTTTGCAACTGCGGGTCAAGGATCTGGATTTCGATCACGGCACGATCATCGTGCGGGAGGGCAAGGGCTCCAAGGATCGGGCCTTGATGTTACCCGAGAGCTTGGCACCCAGCCTGCGCGAGCAGCTGTCGCGTGCACGGGCATGGTGGCTGAAGGACCAGGCCGAGGGCCGCAGCGGCGTTGCGCTTCCCGACGCCCTTGAGCGGAAGTATCCGCGCGCCGGGCATTCCTGGCCGTGGTTCTGGGTTTTTGCGCAGCACACGCATTCGACCGATCCACGGAGCGGTGTCGTGCGTCGCCATCACATGTATGACCAGACCTTTCAGCGCGCCTTCAAACGTGCCGTAGAACAAGCAGGCATCACGAAGCCCGCCACACCGCACACCCTCCGCCACTCGTTCGCGACGGCCTTGCTCCGCAGCGGTTACGACATTCGAACCGTGCAGGATCTGCTCGGCCATTCCGACGTCTCTACGACGATGATTTACACGCATGTGCTGAAAGTTGGCGGTGCCGGAGTGCGCTCACCGCTTGATGCGCTGCCGCCCCTCACTAGTGAGAGGTAG
- a CDS encoding subclass B1 metallo-beta-lactamase IMP-69 produces MKKLFVLCVCFLCSITAAGATLPDLKIEKLEEGVYVHTSFEEVNGWGVVSKHGLVVLVNTDAYLIDTPFTATDTEKLVNWFVERGYKIKGTISSHFHSDSTGGIEWLNSQSIPTYASELTNELLKKDGKVQAKNSFSGVSYWLVKNKIEVFYPGPGHTQDNVVVWLPEKKILFGGCFVKPDGLGNLGDANLEAWPKSAKILMSKYGKAKLVVSSHSEIGDASLLKRTWEQAVKGLNESKKPSQPSN; encoded by the coding sequence ATGAAGAAATTATTTGTTTTATGTGTATGCTTCCTTTGTAGCATTACTGCCGCAGGAGCGACTTTGCCTGATTTAAAAATCGAGAAGCTTGAAGAAGGTGTTTATGTTCATACATCGTTCGAAGAAGTTAACGGTTGGGGTGTTGTTTCTAAACACGGTTTGGTGGTTCTTGTAAACACTGACGCCTATCTGATTGACACTCCATTTACTGCTACAGATACTGAAAAGTTAGTCAATTGGTTTGTGGAGCGCGGCTATAAAATCAAAGGCACTATTTCCTCACATTTCCATAGCGACAGCACAGGGGGAATAGAGTGGCTTAATTCTCAATCTATTCCCACGTATGCATCTGAATTAACAAATGAACTTCTTAAAAAAGACGGTAAGGTGCAAGCTAAAAACTCATTTAGCGGAGTTAGTTATTGGCTAGTTAAAAATAAAATTGAAGTTTTTTATCCCGGCCCGGGGCACACTCAAGATAACGTAGTGGTTTGGTTACCTGAAAAGAAAATTTTATTCGGTGGTTGTTTTGTTAAACCGGACGGTCTTGGTAATTTGGGTGACGCAAATTTAGAAGCTTGGCCAAAGTCCGCCAAAATATTAATGTCTAAATATGGTAAAGCAAAACTGGTTGTTTCAAGTCATAGTGAAATTGGGGACGCATCACTCTTGAAACGTACATGGGAACAGGCTGTTAAAGGGCTAAATGAAAGTAAAAAACCATCACAGCCAAGTAACTAA
- the aac(6')-Ib gene encoding AAC(6')-Ib family aminoglycoside 6'-N-acetyltransferase, giving the protein MTNSTDSVTLRLMTEHDLAMLYEWLNRSHIVEWWGGEEARPTLADVQEQYLPSVLAQESVTPYIAMLNGEPIGYAQSYVALGSGDGWWEEETDPGVRGIDQSLANASQLGKGLGTKLVRALVELLFNDPEVTKIQTDPSPSNLRAIRCYEKAGFERQGTVTTPDGPAVYMVQTRQAFERTRSDA; this is encoded by the coding sequence GTGACCAACAGCACCGATTCCGTCACACTGCGCCTCATGACTGAGCATGACCTTGCGATGCTCTATGAGTGGCTAAATCGATCTCATATCGTCGAGTGGTGGGGCGGAGAAGAAGCACGCCCGACACTTGCTGACGTACAGGAACAGTACTTGCCAAGCGTTTTAGCGCAAGAGTCCGTCACTCCATACATTGCAATGCTGAATGGAGAGCCGATTGGGTATGCCCAGTCGTACGTTGCTCTTGGAAGCGGGGACGGATGGTGGGAAGAAGAAACCGATCCAGGAGTACGCGGAATAGACCAGTCACTGGCGAATGCATCACAACTGGGCAAAGGCTTGGGAACCAAGCTGGTTCGAGCTCTGGTTGAGTTGCTGTTCAATGATCCCGAGGTCACCAAGATCCAAACGGACCCGTCGCCGAGCAACTTGCGAGCGATCCGATGCTACGAGAAAGCGGGGTTTGAGAGGCAAGGTACCGTAACCACCCCAGATGGTCCAGCCGTGTACATGGTTCAAACACGCCAGGCATTCGAGCGAACACGCAGTGATGCCTAA